A single genomic interval of Falco cherrug isolate bFalChe1 chromosome 8, bFalChe1.pri, whole genome shotgun sequence harbors:
- the BRD8 gene encoding bromodomain-containing protein 8 isoform X7, whose amino-acid sequence MGTRVRAATNQRPPWGIGGGNRRLGCTCPRWTAVGVVRCGARAPASLPAGFARGSAPPPSGLAGKMAAGTGKHKLLSAGPTEPWSIREKLCLASSVMRSGDQNWVSVSRAIKPFAEPGRPPDWFSQKHCASQYSELLETTETPKRKRGEKGEVVETVEDVIVRKLTAERVEELKKIIKETQEKYRQLKKDVELIQAGHMDNRLEELCNEIMIKKKMEEEEAEVKRKATDAAYQARQAIKNPPRRLTGVMVRSPAGSTSPGGDYALGDLSQPAVDEASPGVGENEMAVASGHMNSSGVLLEVGSVLPVLHSGEMQSAPGAVPASPAASGAPTLSRLLEAGPAQFTSPLASFSAVASEPPAKLLPTPVEPVSQATIVMMPTLSAPSVVPPAAAPESVATVSQPEACVSMEAVSDSHTVTVSMDSSEISMIIDSIKKECLGSGAGSAAGSSKDHCMDGKEDLDLAEKMDIAVSYTGEELDFDTVGNIIAIIEDKVDDHPEVLDAAVVEAALSSFCEDTDDPQTLPGPWEHSIRQEHEKQAQIPQVSVTVKQERLECEEPEAKGIRDLMGIGELGSEIKTEPAEQEQNPLGPEETIPVTARVTETPELRSQEIEEDQRATVTAGETSEIEIESAKGEDTVHNTVKTETPPDDDSSPPQVPNVSEDSSQADVQHKFELSESMKEEAQALFRSQMKDGQGEEDDEDGASEAASLEEPKEEDQGEGYLSEMDNEPPVSESDDGFSVHNAPLQSHTLADSIPSSPASSQFSVCSEDQEAIQAQKIWKKAIMLVWRAAANHRYANVFLQPVTDDIAPGYHSIVQRPMDLSTIKKNIENGLIRTTAEFQRDIMLMFQNAVMYNSSDHDVYHMAVEMQRDVLEQIQQFLATQLIMQTSESGISAKSLRGRDSTRKQDASEKDSVPMGSPAFLLSLFDGGTRGRRCAIEADMKMKK is encoded by the exons ATGGGGACCCGCGTCCGCGCGGCCACCAATCAGCGCCCGCCGTGGGGCATCGGGGGCGGGAATAGAAGGCTGGGCTGCACGTGCCCGCGGTGGACGGCGGTTGGGGtggtgcggtgcggtgcgcgTGCGCCTGCCTCCCTCCCGGCGGGCTTTGCGCGTGGCTCCGCCCCCCCTCCCTCGGGCCTGGCGGGGAAGATGGCGGCGGGGACGGGCA agcACAAGCTGCTGAGCGCCGGCCCTACGGAGCCGTGGTCCATTCGCGAGAAGCTCTGCCTGGCCTCGTCCGTCATGCGGAGCGGAGACCAGAACTG GGTCTCAGTCAGCAGAGCTATCAAACCTTTTGCAGAGCCGGGACGCCCACCTGACTGGTTTTCCCAAAAG cACTGTGCTTCTCAGTATTCGGAGCTCCTGGAGACTACAGAGACTCCTAA GAGAAAACGTGGTGAGAAGGGAGAAGTTGTGGAAACTGTGGAAGATGTTATTGTGCGGAAACTGACTGCAGAACGAGTTGAGGAgttgaagaaaattattaaagaaacGCAGGAAAAATACAG GCAACTCAAGAAGGATGTGGAGCTGATCCAGGCTGGACACATGGATAACAGACTGGAGGAGCTGTGCAATGAGATTATGAT aaagaaaaaaatggaggaggaggaggcagaagtcAAGAGGAAGGCTACAGATGCTGCTTATCAGG ctcGTCAGGCCATTAAGAATCCACCACGACGATTAACGGGTGTGATGGTTCGCTCCCCTGCAGGCTCAACCTCCCCAGGGGGAGACTATGCTCTGGGAGATCTGTCTCAGCCTGCTGTGGATGAGGCCAGTCCAGGG GTTGGTGAAAACGAAATGGCAGTGGCTTCTGGTCACATGAACAGCTCAGGAGTCCTGCTGGAGGTAGGAAGCGTCCTTCCAGTGCTGCACAGTGGGGAAATGCAGTCGGCACCTGGTGCTGTCCCTGCATCTCCTGCTGCCTCAG GTGCTCCTACGCTTTCCCGGCTTCTAGAAGCTGGTCCTGCACAGTTCACCTCACCTCTTGCTTCCTTCTCCGCTGTTGCCAGTGAACCTCCAGCTAAGCTCCTGCCAACCCCCGTAGAGCCTGTGTCCCAGGCAACCATTGTCATGATGCCCACGCTGTCAGCACCATCCGTtgtgccaccagctgcagctccagaaAGTGTAGCCACAG TGAGCCAGCCAGAAGCCTGTGTTTCCATGGAGGCAGTGTCTGATTCCCATACCGTGACAGTGTCCATGGACAGCAGTGAAATATCCATGATCATTGATTCCATCAAGAAAGAGTGCCTGGGTTCTGGGgctggcagcgctgcagggTCTTCCAAAGATCACTGCATGGATGGGAAAGAAGACCTGGATTTGGCTGAGAAAATGGATATCGCAGTGTCCTATACGGGGGAAGAGCTGGACTTCGATACTGTTGGAAATATTATAGCCATCATTGAGGACAAG GTAGATGACCACCCTGAAGTCCTGGATGCAGCAGTTGTTGAAGCTgctctgtcttctttctgcGAAGATACTGATGACCCTCAGACCCTGCCTGGCCCATGGGAACACTCAATTCGTCAGGAGCATGAGAAACAGGCCCAGATACCCCAAGTGTCTGTGACTGTAAAGCAGGAGAGACTGGAGTGTGAAGAACCAGAGGCAAAGGGAATTCGAGACCTAATGGGCATTGGTGAGCTGGGatcagaaataaagacagaacctgcagagcaggagcagaatCCGCTGGGCCCTGAGGAAACCATACCAGTAACTGCAAGAGTGACGGAAACACCAGAGCTCAGAAGTCAAGAGATAGAAGAGGATCAAAGAGCAACTGTAACAGCAGGAGAGACTTCTGAAATCGAGATAGAATCGGCCAAGGGAGAAGACACAGTGCACAATACAGTGAAGACAGAG aCCCCACCTGATGATGATTCATCCCCTCCACAAGTCCCAAATGTGAGTGAAGACTCCTCACAGGCTGATGTTCAGCACAAATTTGAGCTGTCAG agTCAATGAAGGAGGAGGCCCAAGCCCTGTTTAGGAGTCAGATGAAG GatgggcagggggaagaggatgatGAGGATGGTGCCAGTGAGGCTGCCAGTTTGGAGGAACCCAAAGAAGAAGATCAGGGTGAGGGATATCTATCAGAGATGGATAACGAACCCCCCGTTAGCGAGAGCGATGATGGCTTCAGTGTCCATAATGCACCTTTACAGTCTCACACACTAGCTGACTCCAttcccagcagcccagcctcctCACAGTT ctcAGTGTGCAGTGAGGATCAGGAAGCGATACAGGCTCAGAAGATCTGGAAGAAAGCCATCATGCTAGTTTGGAGAGCAGCAGCTAATCACCG gtACGCTAATGTCTTCCTCCAGCCTGTAACTGATGATATAGCACCAGGCTACCACAGTATTGTGCAGAG GCCAATGGATTTATCTACCATCAAAAAGAACATTGAGAATGGGCTGATACGAACCACAGCTGAGTTCCAGCGTGATATTATGCTGATGTTTCAAAATGCAGTTATGTACAACAGCTCTGACCATGATGTGTACCACATGGCTGTGGAGATGCAGCGAGATGTCCTGGAGCAGATCCAG CAATTTCTGGCCACACAACTGATCATGCAAACATCAGAGTCAGGGATCAGTGCAAAGAGCCTGCGTGGGCGAGACTCCACTCGCAAGCAAGATGCTTCGGAGAAG GACAGTGTCCCAATGGgctctcctgccttccttctctctctcttt GATGGAGGCACCAGAGGGCGTCGCTGTGCCATCGAGGCGGACATGAAGATGAAGAAAtga
- the BRD8 gene encoding bromodomain-containing protein 8 isoform X8: MEEEEAEVKRKATDAAYQARQAIKNPPRRLTGVMVRSPAGSTSPGGDYALGDLSQPAVDEASPGVTPGTLPSTPVASFIGIPDTPPGSAPLDAPMTPVTDDSPQKKMLGQKATPPPSPLLSELLKKGSLLPTSPRLVGENEMAVASGHMNSSGVLLEVGSVLPVLHSGEMQSAPGAVPASPAASGAPTLSRLLEAGPAQFTSPLASFSAVASEPPAKLLPTPVEPVSQATIVMMPTLSAPSVVPPAAAPESVATVSQPEACVSMEAVSDSHTVTVSMDSSEISMIIDSIKKECLGSGAGSAAGSSKDHCMDGKEDLDLAEKMDIAVSYTGEELDFDTVGNIIAIIEDKVDDHPEVLDAAVVEAALSSFCEDTDDPQTLPGPWEHSIRQEHEKQAQIPQVSVTVKQERLECEEPEAKGIRDLMGIGELGSEIKTEPAEQEQNPLGPEETIPVTARVTETPELRSQEIEEDQRATVTAGETSEIEIESAKGEDTVHNTVKTETPPDDDSSPPQVPNVSEDSSQADVQHKFELSESMKEEAQALFRSQMKDGQGEEDDEDGASEAASLEEPKEEDQGEGYLSEMDNEPPVSESDDGFSVHNAPLQSHTLADSIPSSPASSQFSVCSEDQEAIQAQKIWKKAIMLVWRAAANHRYANVFLQPVTDDIAPGYHSIVQRPMDLSTIKKNIENGLIRTTAEFQRDIMLMFQNAVMYNSSDHDVYHMAVEMQRDVLEQIQQFLATQLIMQTSESGISAKSLRGRDSTRKQDASEKDSVPMGSPAFLLSLFTEEYSGRVSMSARGRGQRIKGNSQLAFCSWKGAVRRN, translated from the exons atggaggaggaggaggcagaagtcAAGAGGAAGGCTACAGATGCTGCTTATCAGG ctcGTCAGGCCATTAAGAATCCACCACGACGATTAACGGGTGTGATGGTTCGCTCCCCTGCAGGCTCAACCTCCCCAGGGGGAGACTATGCTCTGGGAGATCTGTCTCAGCCTGCTGTGGATGAGGCCAGTCCAGGG gtCACTCCAGGGACATTGCCCAGCACCCCAGTTGCCTCCTTCATTGGAATCCCTGACACCcctccaggctctgctcccCTGGATGCCCCCATGACCCCAGTCACTGATGATTCACCCCAGAAAAAGATGCTAGGACAAAAAGCAACTCcgcctccttcccctctgctctcagagctgctgaagaagGGCAGTCTCCTGCCCACAAGCCCCAGGCTG GTTGGTGAAAACGAAATGGCAGTGGCTTCTGGTCACATGAACAGCTCAGGAGTCCTGCTGGAGGTAGGAAGCGTCCTTCCAGTGCTGCACAGTGGGGAAATGCAGTCGGCACCTGGTGCTGTCCCTGCATCTCCTGCTGCCTCAG GTGCTCCTACGCTTTCCCGGCTTCTAGAAGCTGGTCCTGCACAGTTCACCTCACCTCTTGCTTCCTTCTCCGCTGTTGCCAGTGAACCTCCAGCTAAGCTCCTGCCAACCCCCGTAGAGCCTGTGTCCCAGGCAACCATTGTCATGATGCCCACGCTGTCAGCACCATCCGTtgtgccaccagctgcagctccagaaAGTGTAGCCACAG TGAGCCAGCCAGAAGCCTGTGTTTCCATGGAGGCAGTGTCTGATTCCCATACCGTGACAGTGTCCATGGACAGCAGTGAAATATCCATGATCATTGATTCCATCAAGAAAGAGTGCCTGGGTTCTGGGgctggcagcgctgcagggTCTTCCAAAGATCACTGCATGGATGGGAAAGAAGACCTGGATTTGGCTGAGAAAATGGATATCGCAGTGTCCTATACGGGGGAAGAGCTGGACTTCGATACTGTTGGAAATATTATAGCCATCATTGAGGACAAG GTAGATGACCACCCTGAAGTCCTGGATGCAGCAGTTGTTGAAGCTgctctgtcttctttctgcGAAGATACTGATGACCCTCAGACCCTGCCTGGCCCATGGGAACACTCAATTCGTCAGGAGCATGAGAAACAGGCCCAGATACCCCAAGTGTCTGTGACTGTAAAGCAGGAGAGACTGGAGTGTGAAGAACCAGAGGCAAAGGGAATTCGAGACCTAATGGGCATTGGTGAGCTGGGatcagaaataaagacagaacctgcagagcaggagcagaatCCGCTGGGCCCTGAGGAAACCATACCAGTAACTGCAAGAGTGACGGAAACACCAGAGCTCAGAAGTCAAGAGATAGAAGAGGATCAAAGAGCAACTGTAACAGCAGGAGAGACTTCTGAAATCGAGATAGAATCGGCCAAGGGAGAAGACACAGTGCACAATACAGTGAAGACAGAG aCCCCACCTGATGATGATTCATCCCCTCCACAAGTCCCAAATGTGAGTGAAGACTCCTCACAGGCTGATGTTCAGCACAAATTTGAGCTGTCAG agTCAATGAAGGAGGAGGCCCAAGCCCTGTTTAGGAGTCAGATGAAG GatgggcagggggaagaggatgatGAGGATGGTGCCAGTGAGGCTGCCAGTTTGGAGGAACCCAAAGAAGAAGATCAGGGTGAGGGATATCTATCAGAGATGGATAACGAACCCCCCGTTAGCGAGAGCGATGATGGCTTCAGTGTCCATAATGCACCTTTACAGTCTCACACACTAGCTGACTCCAttcccagcagcccagcctcctCACAGTT ctcAGTGTGCAGTGAGGATCAGGAAGCGATACAGGCTCAGAAGATCTGGAAGAAAGCCATCATGCTAGTTTGGAGAGCAGCAGCTAATCACCG gtACGCTAATGTCTTCCTCCAGCCTGTAACTGATGATATAGCACCAGGCTACCACAGTATTGTGCAGAG GCCAATGGATTTATCTACCATCAAAAAGAACATTGAGAATGGGCTGATACGAACCACAGCTGAGTTCCAGCGTGATATTATGCTGATGTTTCAAAATGCAGTTATGTACAACAGCTCTGACCATGATGTGTACCACATGGCTGTGGAGATGCAGCGAGATGTCCTGGAGCAGATCCAG CAATTTCTGGCCACACAACTGATCATGCAAACATCAGAGTCAGGGATCAGTGCAAAGAGCCTGCGTGGGCGAGACTCCACTCGCAAGCAAGATGCTTCGGAGAAG GACAGTGTCCCAATGGgctctcctgccttccttctctctctcttt ACAGAGGAGTACTCCGGGAGAGTCAGCATGTCAGCCAGAGGGAGAGGGCAGCGGATCAAAGGAAACTCTCAGCTCGCCTTCTGCTCATGGAAAGGAGCTGTGCGGAGAAACTAG